A DNA window from Nitrospira sp. contains the following coding sequences:
- a CDS encoding hypothetical protein (Evidence 4 : Unknown function but conserved in other organisms; MaGe:77309138): MLSSFACSHRLYLIIAVWILICGFAAIDLCDLHDELLQPLTVAGVGVESESEELDDDLSPLLRHEAEARGDRAASPPSQGWAVSSVPHEQRTVSPLYLQVSQFRI; this comes from the coding sequence ATGCTTTCCTCCTTCGCCTGCTCCCATCGCCTCTATCTCATCATTGCCGTCTGGATTCTCATCTGCGGGTTCGCGGCCATCGATTTGTGCGACTTGCACGACGAATTGCTTCAACCGCTCACGGTCGCAGGTGTCGGGGTCGAGTCTGAAAGCGAAGAGCTTGACGACGATTTGTCGCCGCTACTGCGTCATGAGGCGGAGGCTCGCGGCGATCGGGCGGCGAGTCCTCCTTCCCAAGGCTGGGCTGTTTCATCTGTGCCGCATGAACAGCGGACGGTTTCTCCTCTCTACCTCCAGGTGTCGCAGTTTCGGATCTGA
- a CDS encoding hypothetical protein (Evidence 4 : Unknown function but conserved in other organisms; MaGe:77309139) produces MTLSYNNACGDQAVVPLGEPIAAALKQKLGQVFQRITVDPAVTSDGVIDVASNLKQIELEISPRTAKAKVYPVTVRIGLEAAYTTEDGSKLWTKKIKSVETGAVEVQESSCDVTGLDAVVKAAADVVAQGLALQASESSKIRDYAEATRRNRPNIEGVAVASSPLPTSVAEAPARMSERPVDTAPQAPPVSASADPQPSGSSPELTFRAILRDENRDHMIQSDELLTVELEVKNEGLTEARGVEVIVGGTGALTAQLPPTIVIGDVPPGEIKRVTVTKPMTGAKESLRGELLFGLRASSPLAQVPPVKKFTVLVKPSAADEPQPVADVDQLPKATAALKQPKAVVVAIGVGRYRDPLVPVVKFAARDAEIMGASLQSLAGLPADRVRVLTDGHGLKQDFAETFEEWLPKRVDANTVVYVYVAGRALVDGVTGAVSLVPYDGTTASMGRVYSLRRLQESLARLPIQRTILMFDVSLEHMAGADPAAGAAPMWETGATGANATMMWMIGNNGLQEAQAFEAGRHGLFTYQLLRGLQGPADLDRDGIVTAGELCAFARGEVARMTSEQIGSSQQPVCLPAPGQGALVRIHPLAKGNNPKPVASGKKEASGPGEVSAASTAGVGPGQ; encoded by the coding sequence ATGACGCTTTCGTACAATAATGCCTGCGGGGACCAGGCTGTCGTGCCTCTCGGTGAGCCGATCGCGGCCGCGCTCAAACAGAAACTGGGGCAGGTATTTCAACGAATTACTGTGGATCCCGCTGTCACGTCGGATGGCGTGATAGACGTGGCATCCAATCTAAAACAGATTGAGCTGGAAATTTCACCTCGTACGGCCAAGGCCAAGGTCTATCCCGTGACCGTCAGAATCGGGCTGGAAGCGGCGTATACGACGGAGGATGGAAGCAAGCTGTGGACGAAGAAGATCAAGAGCGTCGAGACCGGTGCCGTGGAGGTGCAGGAGTCGTCGTGCGATGTCACCGGCCTTGATGCGGTGGTGAAGGCCGCTGCGGATGTTGTTGCGCAGGGTCTTGCCCTGCAAGCCAGCGAGTCGAGCAAGATTCGCGACTATGCCGAAGCCACGCGACGAAATAGACCGAATATAGAAGGGGTGGCGGTTGCGTCATCCCCGCTGCCGACAAGTGTGGCTGAGGCTCCGGCAAGAATGTCTGAAAGGCCGGTTGATACGGCGCCCCAAGCGCCGCCGGTGTCCGCTTCGGCGGATCCTCAACCTAGCGGATCTTCCCCGGAGTTGACCTTCCGGGCGATCCTGCGCGATGAAAACCGCGATCACATGATCCAGTCCGATGAGCTCCTCACGGTCGAGCTTGAAGTGAAGAACGAAGGCCTGACTGAAGCGCGAGGCGTGGAGGTTATCGTCGGGGGGACGGGAGCATTGACAGCGCAACTTCCTCCGACGATCGTGATCGGAGATGTGCCGCCTGGAGAAATCAAGCGCGTCACCGTGACCAAGCCGATGACCGGCGCGAAAGAATCGTTGCGCGGAGAATTGTTGTTCGGCCTGCGAGCCTCGTCGCCCTTGGCGCAGGTCCCGCCGGTTAAGAAATTCACCGTCCTCGTCAAGCCTAGTGCGGCGGATGAGCCTCAGCCGGTAGCCGACGTCGATCAGCTTCCGAAAGCAACGGCGGCGCTCAAGCAACCGAAAGCGGTCGTCGTGGCGATCGGCGTGGGCCGGTATCGGGATCCGCTGGTGCCGGTGGTGAAATTTGCGGCGCGGGATGCCGAGATCATGGGCGCCTCCCTGCAATCTCTCGCGGGGCTGCCCGCCGACCGTGTGCGCGTGCTGACCGACGGACATGGGCTCAAGCAGGATTTTGCCGAGACGTTCGAAGAATGGCTGCCGAAGCGTGTCGATGCCAATACTGTCGTGTACGTGTACGTTGCCGGGCGGGCGCTGGTCGATGGCGTGACCGGCGCGGTTTCGCTGGTGCCGTACGATGGCACGACCGCGTCTATGGGCCGCGTGTATTCTCTCCGCCGATTGCAAGAATCGCTGGCGCGGCTGCCAATTCAACGGACTATTCTCATGTTCGATGTTTCATTGGAACATATGGCTGGAGCCGATCCGGCGGCCGGAGCGGCTCCGATGTGGGAGACCGGCGCCACGGGCGCGAACGCCACGATGATGTGGATGATCGGAAATAACGGGCTGCAAGAAGCTCAGGCCTTTGAAGCAGGCCGCCACGGGCTCTTCACCTATCAGCTTCTTCGAGGTCTGCAAGGACCGGCCGATCTCGATCGCGATGGGATCGTGACGGCGGGAGAGCTCTGCGCGTTTGCCCGAGGAGAAGTTGCCCGCATGACGAGTGAGCAGATCGGGAGCAGCCAGCAGCCGGTCTGTCTGCCGGCCCCTGGCCAAGGGGCGCTGGTTCGGATCCATCCCCTTGCGAAAGGGAACAATCCCAAGCCGGTGGCGTCGGGGAAGAAAGAGGCGTCCGGGCCAGGCGAGGTTTCTGCCGCATCGACGGCGGGAGTCGGGCCAGGCCAATAA
- a CDS encoding 4-hydroxybenzoate octaprenyltransferase (MaGe:77309140) has translation MSERPPEVSPGPAPVPWKAGLRLIRFYNQTGTALLLLPICWTLALTERGYPSLRLLAIFAAGSFLMRSAGVVLNDLADQSFDRRVARTKTRPLASGELTRRQAVVILAILLVPAAGLLWLLNPLTQWLSPIALALAALYPFSKRVLHVPQAMLGLAFGWGTIMAWTAARGTLDQTAWTIFAATIVWAIAYDTIYAVQDMEDDRRIGVKSSALLFGSSIWLAVGLTLGVMLMLLIAAGLQTGIGWPYFLMLGAVSVFFAAQARTLRGAITPSQAFRMFQDHVWVGLAIFAGTIAGFLV, from the coding sequence ATGTCCGAGCGTCCGCCAGAAGTTTCTCCAGGCCCCGCGCCCGTTCCATGGAAAGCCGGGCTGCGACTCATCCGATTTTACAATCAAACCGGCACCGCACTTCTCTTGCTGCCAATCTGCTGGACGCTCGCCCTGACTGAGCGTGGCTACCCATCGCTGCGCCTGCTCGCAATTTTTGCTGCCGGCTCATTTCTAATGCGCAGCGCCGGTGTGGTGCTGAACGATCTCGCCGATCAATCGTTCGACCGCCGGGTCGCCAGAACAAAAACCCGTCCGTTGGCCTCAGGGGAGCTGACGAGACGACAGGCCGTCGTTATCCTCGCAATACTTCTCGTTCCAGCGGCCGGCCTTTTGTGGCTGCTCAATCCATTGACACAGTGGCTCTCACCGATCGCACTGGCCTTGGCTGCACTCTATCCATTTTCCAAACGCGTGCTGCACGTTCCCCAGGCGATGCTCGGGCTGGCATTCGGTTGGGGAACGATTATGGCCTGGACCGCCGCCAGAGGAACGCTCGACCAAACCGCCTGGACCATCTTTGCCGCCACGATCGTCTGGGCCATTGCCTACGACACGATTTATGCCGTTCAAGATATGGAGGACGACCGGCGGATCGGCGTGAAATCCTCCGCGCTGCTTTTTGGCTCATCCATCTGGCTTGCGGTCGGTTTGACACTGGGCGTGATGCTGATGCTGCTAATTGCAGCGGGCCTCCAGACTGGAATCGGCTGGCCCTACTTTCTGATGCTGGGCGCTGTGAGTGTATTTTTTGCGGCGCAGGCCAGAACCCTGCGCGGGGCGATAACCCCGTCGCAGGCATTCCGAATGTTTCAGGATCACGTGTGGGTCGGACTGGCGATCTTCGCTGGCACGATCGCCGGATTTCTCGTCTGA
- a CDS encoding hypothetical protein (Evidence 4 : Unknown function but conserved in other organisms; MaGe:77309141) gives MKAARLQVIGAVAGLIGIWAMTAGGCANEQQKKGQELYAHYCMHCHGESGRQNEGFNWSSMPDPKPKDLSNKSEMSTFKDEDIFNTISRDMKDTSPGGDKIGDDDFAVPTMPTFKYTLSEDEVWAIVGYVRTLHGMKLEYKVEERKKELADSLKTAQDSFDQSKQVYEAAEKKASEEAEKKSEALKKDVEVDEESYAKEQAAMVAAKKAFDAAQVLLNNFGTRPGKGLNIARPDMTMTPEQAAQQIELGKRLYQNKYGCNGCHSLAGEGGKVGPALDRAGFRLNATWVYRWLKNPQSMKPETRMPALGLSDVDAKAVSMYLTTLRAPKADEPAADKPAN, from the coding sequence ATGAAGGCGGCAAGGCTACAAGTCATAGGCGCGGTCGCCGGCCTGATTGGAATCTGGGCCATGACCGCGGGCGGTTGCGCGAACGAGCAGCAGAAAAAAGGCCAGGAGCTGTACGCCCACTACTGCATGCACTGTCATGGAGAGAGCGGCCGGCAGAATGAGGGATTCAACTGGTCCTCCATGCCGGATCCGAAGCCCAAGGATCTTTCGAATAAGTCCGAGATGAGCACCTTCAAGGACGAGGATATTTTCAATACGATCTCCCGCGACATGAAGGACACCAGCCCTGGCGGAGATAAGATCGGCGACGACGACTTTGCCGTTCCGACGATGCCCACGTTCAAGTACACGCTGTCGGAAGATGAAGTCTGGGCGATTGTCGGCTATGTGCGCACCCTGCATGGCATGAAGCTGGAGTATAAAGTCGAAGAGCGCAAGAAAGAACTGGCCGACTCGCTTAAAACCGCGCAGGACAGTTTCGATCAGTCCAAGCAAGTCTACGAAGCGGCCGAGAAGAAAGCCAGCGAGGAAGCCGAGAAAAAGAGCGAAGCGCTCAAGAAAGACGTCGAAGTCGATGAAGAGTCCTATGCCAAAGAGCAGGCCGCGATGGTTGCCGCGAAGAAGGCGTTCGATGCCGCACAGGTCCTGCTGAACAATTTCGGCACGCGGCCAGGCAAAGGACTCAACATCGCCCGACCCGACATGACGATGACGCCCGAGCAAGCCGCGCAGCAGATAGAGTTGGGCAAGCGGCTCTATCAAAATAAGTATGGTTGCAACGGCTGCCACAGTTTGGCCGGAGAGGGCGGCAAGGTCGGCCCAGCATTGGACCGCGCCGGGTTCCGTTTGAATGCGACCTGGGTCTACCGATGGCTTAAGAACCCGCAGTCGATGAAGCCGGAGACCAGGATGCCGGCGTTGGGGCTGAGCGATGTCGATGCCAAGGCCGTCAGCATGTATTTGACCACCTTGCGCGCACCGAAGGCGGATGAGCCGGCGGCGGACAAGCCGGCGAACTGA
- a CDS encoding Putative Nitrate oxidoreductase, gamma subunit (Evidence 3 : Putative function from multiple computational evidences; MaGe:77309142), whose product MKPANQVRQWVSGVGAVAVTALILSGAAPCLAQEGASVSVSAPLVKGTLPVDDPSAAIWSTAKPAKFPMSPQVHWPNRILETTVKDLSVRALHDGTQVAVLLEYADPTEDPDDAAAIEFMVGDKKAHFAHGQPMMQVEGGPVNIWYWKNKDKKGVDMNAQGFGTLKIQTHQDVKATGAFSNGTWKVVFTRPLATEHADEDTQLIPGGFINIAFAVWDGRKDGSGDLVEKGSQKAVSSWWYFRAEAPPDYSGYYYAAFATALALGFQFVLIRKLKKGQAA is encoded by the coding sequence ATGAAACCGGCGAATCAGGTCAGACAATGGGTGAGCGGAGTCGGAGCGGTCGCAGTGACAGCTCTCATTCTGTCCGGAGCGGCTCCCTGTTTGGCGCAGGAAGGCGCGAGCGTGTCCGTGAGCGCTCCGCTGGTCAAGGGAACGCTTCCCGTTGACGATCCTTCTGCGGCTATCTGGAGTACGGCCAAACCGGCGAAATTCCCGATGTCCCCGCAGGTGCACTGGCCGAATCGCATCTTGGAAACCACCGTCAAGGATCTCTCCGTGCGCGCGCTGCACGATGGCACGCAAGTCGCCGTTTTGCTGGAATACGCCGATCCGACGGAAGACCCGGATGACGCCGCCGCTATCGAGTTCATGGTCGGCGATAAAAAGGCCCACTTCGCGCACGGCCAGCCGATGATGCAGGTCGAGGGCGGTCCCGTCAATATTTGGTATTGGAAAAACAAGGATAAAAAGGGCGTCGATATGAACGCCCAGGGATTCGGCACTCTGAAAATCCAGACGCACCAAGACGTCAAGGCCACCGGGGCGTTCTCGAACGGCACCTGGAAAGTGGTCTTCACCAGACCCTTGGCGACCGAGCATGCCGACGAAGATACGCAACTTATTCCGGGCGGATTCATCAACATCGCCTTCGCAGTCTGGGATGGGCGGAAAGATGGGTCGGGCGATCTGGTCGAGAAGGGCTCGCAGAAGGCTGTGTCTTCCTGGTGGTACTTCCGCGCGGAAGCGCCGCCCGATTACTCCGGGTATTACTATGCGGCCTTTGCGACGGCGCTGGCATTGGGATTCCAGTTTGTCCTGATCAGAAAATTGAAGAAAGGACAGGCAGCATGA
- a CDS encoding Putative Cytochrome c (Evidence 3 : Putative function from multiple computational evidences; MaGe:77309143) has translation MGMLTKPAILLVAMYLFLKFVVPNIPGSAPLPASLIFLYLMLVTAGIVIFYTMSSESKDAFWGPIQRFMTGENLGVLSTARYALLILFPLLVGWQTFGSTAVSDAPPAENRTIHPAPPGEYTGLSNPVSKTPENIMQGKGFYAAFCSPCHGGNFDGKGPAARGFNPPPANFSDPTTIAMLQESYLFWRIKKGGVGLPIEGMPWKSAMPRWEVELPDEWIWKIIMGEYDGAHQSPRTWE, from the coding sequence ATGGGAATGTTAACAAAACCGGCAATTCTACTGGTTGCCATGTATTTGTTTCTGAAGTTCGTGGTGCCCAATATTCCAGGATCGGCCCCGCTGCCGGCCAGCTTGATTTTTCTTTATCTCATGCTGGTCACGGCCGGCATCGTGATTTTCTATACGATGAGCAGCGAATCCAAGGATGCTTTTTGGGGGCCGATTCAACGGTTCATGACGGGTGAGAATTTGGGCGTGCTGTCGACGGCTCGCTACGCGCTTCTCATTCTGTTTCCGTTGCTCGTTGGGTGGCAGACGTTTGGCAGCACCGCTGTGAGCGACGCGCCGCCGGCCGAGAATCGAACTATTCACCCGGCGCCTCCTGGGGAGTATACGGGCTTGTCTAATCCAGTTTCCAAGACACCGGAAAACATCATGCAGGGAAAGGGCTTCTACGCCGCGTTCTGTTCGCCCTGCCATGGTGGAAATTTCGACGGAAAAGGTCCAGCCGCGCGCGGGTTCAATCCTCCGCCGGCGAATTTTTCAGATCCGACGACCATTGCCATGCTTCAGGAGAGCTATCTGTTTTGGAGGATCAAGAAAGGCGGCGTCGGGCTTCCGATCGAAGGCATGCCGTGGAAGTCCGCCATGCCGCGATGGGAAGTGGAGCTGCCGGACGAGTGGATCTGGAAGATCATCATGGGCGAGTACGATGGCGCCCATCAATCACCGAGAACGTGGGAATAA
- a CDS encoding Cytochrome c domain-containing protein (MaGe:77309144) yields MSEVVKLQLIGLSVVGSGILILLFIRSQFLRVIGFVFIVLGLFSLVALAVPQMASLPPAEESIDIASIKTPADMASIGQKVFFSKGQCALCHSIGPSESARCPDLKGIGAKLSREFIFESLTQPQAYIYLDYRHEGIPKEYPARMPYINKDPIGLSKNEILSIIAFLQQMSGEPISVNPSELEMPGKAPAAPVKTAEAAPVAVAQAQ; encoded by the coding sequence ATGAGTGAAGTCGTCAAATTACAGTTAATCGGCCTGTCGGTCGTCGGATCGGGGATTCTCATCCTGCTCTTTATCCGCTCGCAATTTTTGCGGGTGATCGGGTTTGTGTTCATCGTCCTTGGCCTCTTTTCCCTGGTTGCGCTGGCCGTTCCGCAAATGGCGTCGTTGCCGCCGGCCGAAGAGAGCATTGACATCGCCAGCATCAAGACCCCGGCTGACATGGCGTCGATCGGCCAGAAGGTTTTCTTCAGCAAGGGCCAGTGCGCCTTATGTCATTCCATCGGCCCGAGCGAATCGGCTCGTTGTCCTGACCTCAAGGGCATCGGCGCCAAGCTGAGCCGTGAATTCATCTTTGAAAGCCTGACGCAGCCACAGGCGTATATCTATCTCGATTATCGTCACGAAGGCATTCCGAAGGAATATCCCGCGCGCATGCCGTACATCAATAAGGATCCAATCGGGTTGTCCAAGAACGAAATTCTGTCGATCATCGCGTTTTTGCAGCAGATGAGCGGAGAACCGATTTCGGTCAATCCGTCTGAACTCGAAATGCCTGGGAAGGCGCCGGCTGCGCCGGTCAAGACTGCGGAAGCGGCACCCGTCGCCGTGGCACAGGCACAGTGA
- a CDS encoding conserved membrane protein of unknown function (Evidence 4 : Unknown function but conserved in other organisms; MaGe:77309145), with protein MMERPGMIQRLIRLIAESPAAVAAFVAALGALAAPVLGMAADTGYTSAVAYRDVPVVGSRNLVWVIAQLHLLLAGFVLGVPIFAWLCEVVAWKTGEKRYDKLAKEFTKLLSSAYSTTALFGGILLFILIGAYPKLMAYLSDIFFPSFMVYCALFLLETATLYMYWYGWDAMSEGGSKVFHLFLGFMLNFFAFFIMIIPNSWATFQASPVVIAEGSDLARAWAATWNPTWWPVNIHRLIANVVLGGYICGAYAGIRYLSARTPEEREHYDWMGYVGNFIGVFGLLPLPFAGYWLMREIYQYNQQMGITLMGGFLSWLFILQAMLIGVLFLGSNYYFWMGITHRIPGSEAQYKRPILTMLVILLLCLGVWMTPHSLVASLEEAQKMGGTHHPLLGVFGVMSAKMTVSNLMVLVTFMSFLMYWQAGKQATVGWARVAKAIMNALLVIAGLAVIALGVYGYFVPAIIRINYFSTSQVGIVLFVLVTFTLLTSAILKSAKTTTEMVWGRMPPRAGYALVLNAVMVILLMTLMGYARSSSRVHWHVYGVMRDSSQYAFSPALGYAAVLMAANTFFFCMIVAFIFWVATMGDKGKNAHGSKEKGADSHGALPAMAGGSQTLDKQI; from the coding sequence ATGATGGAACGGCCTGGAATGATTCAACGGCTTATTCGGCTGATAGCCGAATCGCCCGCTGCGGTGGCGGCCTTCGTTGCGGCATTGGGAGCGCTTGCCGCTCCGGTGCTCGGAATGGCGGCGGATACCGGCTATACCTCGGCGGTCGCCTATCGGGACGTCCCGGTGGTCGGAAGTCGAAACCTGGTGTGGGTGATTGCGCAGTTGCATCTCTTGCTCGCCGGCTTTGTGCTGGGCGTGCCGATTTTCGCCTGGCTTTGCGAAGTCGTCGCTTGGAAGACCGGTGAAAAGCGGTACGACAAGCTGGCGAAGGAATTCACGAAGCTCTTGAGTTCCGCCTATTCGACGACCGCTCTGTTCGGCGGTATTTTGTTGTTCATCCTCATCGGCGCCTATCCAAAACTGATGGCGTACTTGAGCGATATTTTCTTCCCATCGTTCATGGTGTATTGCGCGCTCTTCCTGCTCGAAACCGCAACCCTCTATATGTACTGGTACGGGTGGGACGCGATGTCCGAGGGCGGGTCGAAAGTGTTCCATCTGTTCCTCGGATTCATGCTCAACTTCTTCGCGTTTTTCATCATGATTATCCCGAACTCCTGGGCCACCTTCCAGGCCAGTCCGGTGGTCATTGCAGAAGGATCCGATCTCGCCCGAGCCTGGGCGGCGACCTGGAACCCGACTTGGTGGCCGGTCAATATTCATCGTCTGATCGCCAACGTGGTGCTAGGCGGGTATATTTGCGGTGCCTACGCCGGCATTCGCTACCTTTCCGCCAGGACTCCCGAAGAGCGGGAGCACTACGACTGGATGGGCTACGTCGGGAACTTCATCGGTGTGTTCGGTCTGCTGCCGCTGCCTTTTGCCGGGTACTGGCTGATGCGCGAGATCTATCAGTACAACCAGCAGATGGGCATCACCCTGATGGGCGGATTCCTGTCCTGGCTGTTTATTCTGCAGGCCATGCTCATCGGCGTGCTCTTTCTTGGTTCGAACTACTATTTCTGGATGGGCATTACCCATCGCATCCCAGGATCGGAGGCGCAGTATAAGCGGCCGATCCTGACGATGTTGGTGATTCTCCTGCTGTGTCTTGGCGTGTGGATGACGCCGCACTCCCTGGTTGCCAGCCTCGAAGAAGCTCAAAAGATGGGCGGCACGCACCATCCGCTGCTGGGTGTCTTCGGCGTCATGTCGGCGAAGATGACGGTGTCGAATCTGATGGTGCTCGTCACCTTCATGAGCTTTCTGATGTATTGGCAAGCCGGGAAGCAGGCTACGGTCGGATGGGCGCGCGTCGCGAAAGCCATCATGAACGCGCTGCTCGTCATTGCCGGCCTTGCCGTGATCGCGCTCGGCGTCTACGGGTACTTTGTGCCGGCGATCATCCGCATCAACTACTTCTCGACCTCGCAGGTCGGCATCGTGCTCTTCGTGTTGGTGACCTTCACGCTATTGACGTCGGCGATTCTCAAGAGCGCCAAGACCACCACGGAAATGGTCTGGGGCCGCATGCCGCCGCGAGCTGGTTACGCGCTCGTCTTGAACGCAGTGATGGTCATTCTGCTGATGACCTTGATGGGGTATGCCAGGTCCTCATCGCGTGTGCATTGGCATGTCTATGGCGTCATGCGCGATTCGTCGCAATACGCCTTCTCTCCCGCGTTAGGCTACGCGGCGGTCCTCATGGCGGCCAACACATTCTTCTTCTGTATGATCGTGGCGTTCATCTTCTGGGTGGCCACCATGGGCGATAAAGGCAAGAATGCGCATGGGAGCAAGGAAAAAGGCGCCGACAGCCATGGAGCGTTGCCGGCCATGGCAGGAGGATCTCAAACATTGGACAAGCAGATCTAA
- a CDS encoding conserved membrane protein of unknown function (Evidence 4 : Unknown function but conserved in other organisms; MaGe:77309146) translates to MTEREMPSPVKLGLNALWSICWTGFPIKVGICLLFLALGLIHFETRIGLAFLMYLASPVTVFAMPILAMVAEPHLGEGAGIALLFLICIPIDIWATGVVTRTLFLEKLRLEPPDGLGLSVWMKTAIAGAIFMPILWMVVSFATQTSIDFSHSLFEMEMLKHVPVAEKIGIELTIWGSISSGVLIAMMLLGVSLVGRVIRRATQGAAPASGTYQALVTRWDLMRVPADQGLMLTATTLVGAVLSMLFWSGLPVSTPHPHECCKPPEAKAAPLYKPVDTLNKAEKQVAQLTAQVEAIEKQKAEEEAEKEKDKGKAGKAKPADVKAPAKAPATP, encoded by the coding sequence ATGACCGAGCGAGAAATGCCGTCCCCCGTCAAGCTTGGATTGAACGCACTTTGGTCCATTTGTTGGACCGGGTTCCCAATCAAGGTTGGCATTTGCCTTCTGTTCCTGGCGCTAGGCCTTATTCATTTTGAGACCCGTATCGGCCTGGCGTTTCTCATGTATCTTGCTAGTCCGGTGACCGTGTTTGCCATGCCGATTCTCGCCATGGTCGCGGAGCCGCATCTCGGTGAAGGGGCCGGGATCGCGCTGTTGTTTTTGATCTGCATTCCCATCGATATTTGGGCGACCGGGGTTGTAACGAGAACATTGTTTCTCGAAAAGCTTCGGCTCGAACCGCCGGATGGCTTGGGATTGTCGGTCTGGATGAAAACCGCGATCGCGGGCGCTATTTTCATGCCGATTTTGTGGATGGTGGTGAGCTTCGCCACGCAAACGTCCATCGACTTCTCGCATAGTCTGTTCGAGATGGAGATGCTCAAACACGTTCCGGTTGCGGAAAAGATCGGGATCGAACTGACGATATGGGGAAGCATTTCCAGTGGCGTGCTGATTGCGATGATGCTGCTGGGCGTGTCCCTGGTTGGACGTGTGATTCGACGTGCAACTCAAGGCGCCGCGCCTGCCTCTGGGACGTATCAAGCGCTGGTGACGCGATGGGATTTGATGCGCGTGCCGGCCGACCAAGGATTGATGTTGACGGCCACCACGCTCGTAGGAGCGGTCCTTTCTATGTTGTTTTGGTCCGGTCTTCCGGTCAGCACGCCGCATCCGCATGAATGCTGCAAGCCGCCTGAAGCCAAAGCCGCTCCGCTCTACAAGCCTGTGGATACACTGAATAAAGCTGAAAAGCAGGTGGCTCAGCTCACCGCGCAGGTAGAGGCGATAGAAAAGCAGAAGGCTGAAGAAGAAGCGGAAAAAGAAAAAGACAAGGGGAAGGCCGGCAAGGCGAAGCCTGCCGATGTCAAGGCACCGGCGAAGGCTCCAGCAACACCCTAA
- a CDS encoding Ubiquinol--cytochrome c reductase, cytochrome B subunit (MaGe:77309147), which produces MQQTPSSSTELTALEKVLAFVDERVGLKTLQAKMLNEPVPGGSRWAYVFGSILLFIFIMQAVTGILLMFYYVPTADHAFASTQYIIHEVDYGWFLLSYHFWGSTAMVVCVFAHMSQVFLWGAYKSPRELIWLVGLALFGIVMGFGFTGYLLPWDQRAYWATTVGVEIMDKTPLVGDFMARFLKGGAIPGQMTLSRFFVIHVMVLPAALMGLAGLHIFLFRAAGPAGPFRGTPEEIKAKTDYFFPRQIWKDIVGMIAVFFTICALAFWEPVVLLEEATPDPGDYHPEPEWYFLFLFQLLRLKMFGGEFGQFLGAIALPGAFMALMAALPFIDKDPERNIFKRPIALIGWIVVMAMILLFTVAAIINREFLD; this is translated from the coding sequence ATGCAACAGACACCGTCTTCTTCCACTGAGCTTACCGCACTCGAAAAGGTCCTTGCCTTTGTCGATGAGCGAGTCGGCCTTAAGACGCTTCAAGCGAAGATGCTCAATGAGCCGGTTCCAGGAGGCTCGCGTTGGGCGTATGTCTTCGGCTCCATCTTGCTATTCATCTTCATTATGCAGGCCGTCACCGGTATTTTGTTGATGTTCTATTACGTGCCGACCGCCGATCATGCGTTTGCCAGCACGCAATACATCATTCATGAAGTCGACTACGGGTGGTTCCTTCTCAGCTATCACTTCTGGGGTTCTACCGCGATGGTCGTGTGCGTGTTCGCGCACATGTCGCAGGTCTTTCTCTGGGGCGCCTACAAAAGTCCACGTGAATTGATTTGGCTGGTCGGCCTGGCCCTATTCGGGATCGTCATGGGATTCGGGTTTACCGGCTATTTGCTCCCGTGGGATCAGCGAGCCTATTGGGCAACCACGGTTGGTGTCGAGATCATGGACAAGACGCCTCTGGTCGGAGACTTCATGGCGCGGTTCCTCAAGGGAGGGGCCATTCCAGGACAGATGACTCTGAGCCGATTCTTTGTGATCCACGTCATGGTTCTGCCGGCCGCATTGATGGGTTTGGCGGGCTTGCACATTTTCCTGTTCAGAGCTGCCGGTCCAGCCGGTCCGTTCCGCGGCACACCTGAAGAGATCAAGGCGAAGACCGATTACTTTTTCCCGCGTCAGATCTGGAAGGATATCGTCGGGATGATCGCCGTGTTTTTCACGATCTGCGCGCTGGCCTTCTGGGAGCCTGTAGTCTTGCTTGAAGAAGCCACGCCCGATCCAGGCGATTATCACCCTGAACCGGAGTGGTACTTCCTCTTCCTGTTTCAATTGCTGCGGCTCAAGATGTTCGGCGGGGAGTTCGGACAGTTTCTCGGCGCGATTGCTTTGCCTGGCGCATTCATGGCCCTCATGGCGGCGCTCCCGTTTATCGATAAAGATCCTGAGCGCAATATTTTCAAACGTCCCATCGCATTGATCGGTTGGATCGTCGTGATGGCGATGATCCTGCTGTTTACCGTGGCTGCCATTATCAACCGGGAATTTTTGGACTAG